From Xyrauchen texanus isolate HMW12.3.18 chromosome 36, RBS_HiC_50CHRs, whole genome shotgun sequence, one genomic window encodes:
- the LOC127630131 gene encoding ribitol 5-phosphate transferase FKRP-like, with the protein MRISFCQALLSGAIILNLLILYYVSRAQQQMIEKRREQGNGLKKASLPVSGLGAMGSLLGRNMVGSIKVGALGVNLRGPRVTILVREFEDFENYVVNVAKSFLRQRPEVPFLAVSDTPPYPPLDLPEGARLLVLSPSPDQPPQTHRPEFNVQTEFALLVPDGMELDHGRQVERLILELEGEGGGPVRLVAAPVLARSAVQCLHLRVNLREWMATYTPAASGSSGSVCTALQGDAVVLIRTEDLFNLSVPLGRPMMSSLFVQTSLRGWKVKLLEGPSFSASHRPLFSSAHNQWKADSRLKVATNHLMRSFGIKRIVLPDGRDQWFGCSKETPRCFGTVHDDTPEYLYLERWTPPCCLRALRETAKYVINILESSGVRYWLEGGSLLGAARHQDIIPWDYDVDLGIYLEDIPNCDYLKNLDSGSLVDANGYLWERAVEGDFYRVQYSEANHLHVDLWPFYPRNRVMTRDTWTEHKQDVEFPEHFLQPLVPMPFAGITAYGPNNYRAFLELKFGEGVIENPQYPNPAKKRLDRSHTLGS; encoded by the coding sequence ATGCGTATCAGTTTTTGCCAGGCTCTGTTATCTGGAGCAATCATTTTGAACTTGCTCATCCTATATTATGTGTCCCGGGCCCAGCAGCAGATGATAGAGAAGCGTCGAGAACAAGGAAATGGCTTAAAGAAAGCCTCTCTGCCTGTTTCAGGACTTGGAGCTATGGGTAGTCTGTTAGGTAGAAATATGGTTGGCAGCATTAAAGTTGGTGCCCTTGGGGTCAACTTACGTGGACCCCGGGTGACAATCCTTGTTCGCGAGTTTGAAGACTTTGAGAACTATGTTGTCAATGTGGCAAAATCCTTTTTGCGCCAGAGACCAGAGGTGCCCTTCCTTGCAGTGTCCGATACTCCACCGTACCCTCCTCTGGATCTTCCAGAGGGAGCTCGTCTCCTGGTGTTGTCCCCGAGCCCTGACCAGCCTCCACAAACTCACCGGCCTGAGTTCAACGTGCAGACAGAGTTTGCTTTGTTGGTTCCAGATGGTATGGAGCTGGACCATGGCCGACAAGTGGAGCGGCTTATCTTGGAGTTAGAAGGGGAGGGTGGCGGGCCAGTTCGGCTTGTTGCTGCCCCTGTGCTGGCCCGCTCAGCAGTGCAGTGCCTGCACCTGCGAGTTAATCTTCGGGAATGGATGGCCACATACACCCCTGCAGCCTCGGGGAGCAGTGGTAGTGTCTGCACAGCCCTGCAGGGTGATGCTGTAGTTCTTATCCGTACCGAGGACCTCTTCAATCTCTCGGTTCCATTAGGGCGCCCCATGATGTCTTCCTTGTTTGTACAGACATCACTGCGTGGCTGGAAGGTCAAGCTGCTTGAAGGACCTTCGTTCTCAGCTAGTCATCGCCCGCTGTTTAGCTCGGCACATAACCAGTGGAAGGCAGACAGTCGTTTAAAAGTTGCCACCAATCACCTAATGCGCAGTTTTGGCATAAAGCGCATTGTGCTGCCTGATGGCCGAGATcagtggtttggatgcagcaaGGAGACGCCACGATGCTTTGGAACAGTGCATGATGACACTCCTGAATACCTTTATCTAGAGCGCTGGACTCCACCTTGTTGCTTGCGTGCCCTTCGAGAGACCGCTAAATATGTTATCAACATCTTGGAGAGCTCTGGTGTGCGTTACTGGCTGGAAGGGGGTTCTTTGCTGGGAGCCGCCCGACATCAAGACATAATTCCCTGGGATTATGATGTGGATTTGGGCATCTACCTGGAAGATATTCCGAATTGCGACTACCTTAAAAACCTGGACTCTGGATCGCTTGTTGACGCTAATGGCTACTTATGGGAGCGAGCAGTAGAGGGCGATTTCTACCGAGTTCAGTACAGTGAAGCTAACCATCTGCATGTGGATTTGTGGCCCTTCTATCCCCGAAATAGAGTCATGACCAGGGACACTTGGACCGAGCACAAGCAAGACGTGGAATTCCCAGAGCACTTCTTGCAACCTCTGGTGCCAATGCCATTCGCCGGCATCACTGCTTATGGTCCTAACAACTACCGTGCCTTCTTGGAACTCAAGTTTGGGGAAGGGGTTATTGAAAACCCTCAGTATCCCAACCCTGCCAAGAAAAGGCTGGACAGAAGTCACACATTAGGATCGTAG
- the slc1a5 gene encoding neutral amino acid transporter B(0) translates to MAEEKICIEDGKASNGEAHLDDPTLANGLSDHEKSEPETTAQRLKRIAMSNLLVILTVSAVIIGVFIGLGVRSAGLSRTQIIYFGFPGELLIRLLKMIIIPLVVCSLVSGAASIDPKALGKLGGWAMLFFLVTTLIASAIGVIMAFIIQPGSSDGNSISQLNTMDDSNVPQAKEVMDSFLDLIRNIFPSNLVAAAFQSYATGYKFVKNDTNSTNISLEKVPVGSDVDGMNILGLIVFAMVFGVALRKLGEEGEILIKFFNSFNEATMVLVSWIMWYAPLGIMFLVASKIVEMEDVGLLFASLGKYIVCCVIGHAIHGLLVLPLIYFAITRKNPYSFLLGLVTALATAFGTSSSSATLPLMMKCVEENNGVSKHISRFILPIGATVNMDGAACFQCVAAVFIAQLNKIPLNFVQVITILVTATASSVGAAGIPAGGVLTLAIILEAVGLPTNDISLILAVDWLVDRTCTVINVEGDAYGAGLLQYFVDGTASKNEQTELKKVRVEEEGTMSKPESSPLIEKRGNVELEAIVRPKPCENESVM, encoded by the exons ATGGCAGAAGAAAAGATCTGCATAGAAGATGGAAAGGCTTCCAACGGTGAAGCGCACCTGGATGATCCGACCCTCGCCAATGGTTTGAGCGACCACGAGAAAAGTGAACCGGAGACTACCGCGCAGAGGTTGAAACGGATCGCCATGTCTAATCTGCTGGTCATCCTGACAGTGTCTGCTGTCATCATCGGCGTTTTCATCGGACTCGGCGTGCGGAGCGCCGGGCTCAGCCGGACACAGATCATCTACTTCGGGTTCCCCGGCGAGCTCCTGATCCGCCTGCTCAAGATGATCATCATTCCTCTTGTGGTCTGCAGTCTGGTGTCAGGGGCGGCCAGCATCGACCCCAAAGCCCTGGGCAAGTTAGGCGGCTGGGCGATGCTCTTCTTTCTGGTGACCACTCTGATCGCCTCTGCTATCGGCGTGATAATGGCTTTCATCATACAACCCGGTTCAAGTGACGGGAACTCCATATCCCAACTCAACACAATGGACGATAGCAATGTTCCCCAAGCGAAAGAAGTCATGGATTCGTTTTTAGACTTAATAAG AAACATCTTCCCATCTAACCTGGTAGCAGCTGCCTTTCAGTCG TATGCCACTGGTTACAAATTTGTGAAGAATGACACCAACTCGACCAACATCTCTTTGGAAAAG gtTCCAGTTGGCTCAGATGTTGATGGCATGAACATCCTGGGACTTATTGTGTTTGCCATGGTATTTGGAGTAGCCTTGAGGAAACTTGGAGAGGAAGGAGAGATCCTTATTAAGTTCTTCAACTCTTTCAACGAGGCTACCATGGTGTTGGTCTCCTGGATCATGTG GTATGCACCATTGGGTATCATGTTCCTGGTTGCCAGTAAGATTGTGGAAATGGAGGATGTGGGGTTGTTGTTTGCCAGCTTGGGGAAGTACATTGTCTGCTGCGTGATTGGCCATGCTATCCACGGCTTGCTGGTCTTGCCGCTAATTTATTTTGCGATCACACGGAAGAACCCCTACTCGTTCCTGCTGGGATTGGTCACAGCTCTGGCTACCGCCTTTGGTACCTCCTCTAG CTCTGCCACATTGCCCCTAATGATGAAGTGTGTGGAGGAGAACAATGGTGTGTCCAAACACATCAGCCGTTTCATCCTGCCCATCGGAGCTACAGTCAACATGGATGGAGCCGCCTGTTTCCAATGTGTAGCTGCGGTCTTCATCGCTCAACTTAACAAAATCCCACTGAACTTCGTCCAGGTCATCACCATCCT AGTGACCGCTACGGCGTCCAGTGTCGGAGCTGCTGGTATCCCTGCTGGAGGAGTGCTGACACTTGCCATAATATTGGAAGCAGTAGGTCTTCCCACCAACGACATCTCCCTCATCCTGGCTGTGGACTGGCTAGT TGACCGTACTTGTACCGTCATCAACGTTGAAGGCGACGCCTATGGGGCAGGTCTACTGCAATACTTTGTGGATGGCACAGCCAGCAAAAATGAGCAGACAGAGCTCAAAAAGGTGCGGGTGGAGGAAGAAGGCACCATGTCAAAGCCAGAAAGTTCTCCGCTTATCGAGAAAAGGGGGAACGTTGAACTGGAGGCGATTGTCAGACCTAAACCTTGTGAAAATGAGTCTGTCATGTAG